GAACTAGCAGAATCCTGTATGGATATCGTTGCAATGGCATGTAAAGATTTAAAAATTCTGCCGAAAGATGATTACACCAATGTCGAAAAACTTAGTCAAAAACTGAACATCAATAAACGAATGCTCCAAGAAATAAACGGACTTAGAAATAGGTTGATTCATCGATACAACAGCACTGATGATACCGTAGCTTTTGAGAGTATCCACGAGCTAATGATAGAAATCAATACATTTATAGACGTGATTAAACGATGGATAAAAAAATCATTAAAAAAATAAAAAACGATTTCTCACCATTCCACAATAGAGTATTGGGCATAGTACTCTATGGCTCACACCAGAAAAGAACTCAGACAGCTCGGAGCGACATCGATATCTGTATTATAGCCCCCGGTGAAAATCACAAAAGACTGTTTAAAGAGATGCTTCCCCTCAACTATGACATTAAGATTTTTGAAACAATGCCGCTCTTTCTAAAAATACAAGTTATTCACCATCATAAGATACTGTATACAAAAGAT
The window above is part of the Candidatus Thermoplasmatota archaeon genome. Proteins encoded here:
- a CDS encoding DUF86 domain-containing protein, which gives rise to MDTERRDRYKDKLELIEKRLQEIEEWTNISSQEFISDEKTKLATYKAFQELAESCMDIVAMACKDLKILPKDDYTNVEKLSQKLNINKRMLQEINGLRNRLIHRYNSTDDTVAFESIHELMIEINTFIDVIKRWIKKSLKK
- a CDS encoding nucleotidyltransferase domain-containing protein, which produces MDKKIIKKIKNDFSPFHNRVLGIVLYGSHQKRTQTARSDIDICIIAPGENHKRLFKEMLPLNYDIKIFETMPLFLKIQVIHHHKILYTKDRYALYEYFYIFRKLWNDQKERQRLTKKEALYLFS